Proteins found in one Limnothrix sp. FACHB-406 genomic segment:
- a CDS encoding plastocyanin/azurin family copper-binding protein: MPLLIAGLWLTGIGCAPAWAAPAVALSQQPPVEVAVELGTTSGELRFVPNQLTFEAGKRYKLRLSNNSPTKHYFTAKDFADAIWSQKVDAGNVEVKGAIHELELRPNTVADWVFVPVRSGKYTLRCTVPGHQAAGMTGEILIQ, translated from the coding sequence ATGCCATTGCTGATTGCTGGGCTGTGGCTGACGGGAATTGGGTGCGCACCGGCTTGGGCCGCTCCGGCCGTGGCCTTAAGTCAGCAACCCCCCGTGGAAGTGGCCGTGGAACTGGGAACCACTTCTGGAGAATTGCGCTTTGTGCCCAATCAATTGACCTTCGAGGCCGGCAAGCGCTACAAACTGCGCCTGAGCAACAACAGCCCCACCAAACACTATTTCACGGCCAAAGATTTTGCCGATGCCATTTGGTCGCAGAAGGTCGATGCGGGCAACGTGGAGGTGAAGGGCGCGATCCATGAGTTGGAGTTGCGCCCTAACACGGTGGCCGATTGGGTGTTTGTGCCGGTGCGATCGGGCAAATATACCCTCCGTTGCACCGTGCCTGGCCACCAGGCGGCGGGCATGACCGGCGAAATTTTGATTCAGTAG
- the map gene encoding type I methionyl aminopeptidase: MNVFADLLPKSKPADSQTGPRIQKNRRGIEIKSKREIEIMRQASAIVATVLKEILELAEPGMTTADLDRHAEKRIREMGAVPSFKGYHGFPASICASINNEVVHGIPNSKKTIQSGDLVKVDTGAYFNGFHGDSCVTVRVGQVSPEADRLARVAEEALFAGIHQVKPGGTLLDIAGAIEDVVKANGYSVVEDFTGHGVGRNLHEEPAVFNFRTRELPNVRLRAGMTLAIEPILNAGSKKTKILSDKWTAVTVDRSWSAQWEHTVLVTEDGFEILTDRTKV, from the coding sequence ATGAACGTTTTTGCCGACCTGCTGCCCAAGTCCAAGCCTGCCGACTCGCAAACGGGCCCGCGCATTCAAAAAAATCGCCGGGGTATTGAAATCAAATCGAAGCGCGAGATCGAGATCATGCGGCAGGCTTCGGCGATCGTGGCAACGGTGCTGAAGGAAATTCTGGAGTTGGCAGAACCGGGCATGACCACGGCTGACCTCGATCGCCACGCAGAAAAGCGAATTCGTGAAATGGGAGCTGTGCCCAGCTTCAAGGGCTATCACGGGTTCCCAGCTTCCATTTGCGCCTCCATTAATAATGAAGTGGTGCATGGAATTCCCAACTCGAAAAAGACGATCCAAAGTGGTGACCTTGTGAAGGTAGACACGGGAGCCTATTTCAACGGGTTCCATGGCGATTCCTGTGTGACGGTGCGGGTGGGGCAGGTCTCTCCGGAGGCCGATCGCCTGGCACGAGTTGCTGAAGAAGCCTTGTTTGCCGGAATTCATCAGGTGAAACCCGGTGGAACGCTGCTGGACATTGCCGGGGCGATCGAGGACGTGGTGAAGGCCAATGGCTACTCGGTGGTGGAAGATTTCACCGGTCACGGCGTGGGGCGCAACCTGCACGAAGAACCGGCGGTGTTTAATTTCCGAACCCGTGAGCTGCCGAATGTGCGGCTGCGGGCGGGGATGACCCTGGCGATCGAGCCGATTTTGAATGCGGGTTCCAAGAAAACCAAAATTTTGAGTGACAAGTGGACGGCCGTAACGGTCGATCGCTCCTGGTCAGCCCAGTGGGAGCATACGGTGCTGGTGACGGAGGATGGCTTTGAGATTTTGACCGATCGCACCAAGGTTTAG
- a CDS encoding N-acetylmuramoyl-L-alanine amidase has translation MKYGIDIGHNAPPDTGARGIRFEDELTMAVGTRVINKLRALGHTVVNCTPRSASSVTNSLWQRCNVANLNRVDAFVSIHFNSFNTVVSGTEVFAASATGERLAAPVLREIVALGFNSRGVKNGAHLYVIRNTSAPAILVECCFCDSRRDMDLFDPEKMANAIVKGLTGQLPKPEPTPTPVQSSAQVLELQRTLNRLRILDRNNQRLAEDGFIGPSTTSATQRLQAILGLVTDGVAGDRTWVNIRQILAKPILRPNQTSGPAVRYLQFRVGVAIDGIYGPGTLDAVRRFQTQNRLTVDGIVGPQAWAALIG, from the coding sequence ATGAAGTACGGAATCGACATTGGCCACAACGCCCCTCCCGACACGGGGGCACGCGGCATCCGGTTTGAAGACGAGCTGACCATGGCCGTTGGCACAAGGGTAATCAACAAGTTGCGGGCCTTGGGGCATACGGTGGTGAATTGCACCCCCCGTAGCGCCTCCAGCGTCACCAACTCCCTTTGGCAGCGCTGTAATGTGGCAAATCTCAACCGGGTTGATGCGTTTGTGTCGATTCACTTCAACTCCTTCAACACGGTGGTGAGTGGTACGGAAGTTTTTGCGGCCAGTGCCACAGGTGAACGGTTGGCGGCTCCCGTGCTGCGCGAAATTGTGGCCCTGGGGTTCAACAGCCGTGGGGTCAAAAATGGCGCACATTTATACGTGATTCGCAACACGTCTGCGCCGGCCATCTTGGTGGAATGCTGTTTTTGCGATTCCCGTCGGGACATGGATTTGTTTGATCCCGAAAAGATGGCTAACGCGATCGTGAAGGGGTTAACGGGACAATTACCCAAGCCGGAGCCAACCCCAACCCCGGTGCAGTCCAGTGCCCAGGTTTTGGAATTGCAGCGCACCTTGAACCGGCTCCGAATTTTGGATCGCAACAACCAGCGCCTAGCCGAAGATGGGTTCATTGGCCCGTCCACCACATCGGCCACCCAACGATTGCAGGCGATTTTGGGTTTGGTGACGGATGGGGTGGCGGGCGATCGCACCTGGGTGAACATTCGGCAAATTTTGGCCAAGCCGATTTTGCGGCCCAACCAAACCTCCGGCCCCGCTGTGCGCTACTTGCAATTTCGGGTGGGCGTGGCGATCGATGGCATCTATGGCCCCGGAACTCTGGATGCGGTGCGCCGTTTCCAAACCCAAAACCGCCTGACGGTGGATGGCATTGTGGGGCCGCAGGCTTGGGCTGCCCTGATTGGCTAG
- a CDS encoding SPFH domain-containing protein, whose product MSTFLILALALGGTALSGIKIINQGDEALVEQLGKYKGKRLEPGINYVIPVLERVAYRQTLRERVIDIPPQQCITRDNVSITADAVVYWRVVDLEKSFYKVENLQMAMTNLVLTQIRSEMGKLELDETFTARERVNEVLLQDLDIATDPWGVKVTRVELRDIIPSKAVQESMELQMSAERRKRAAILTSEGERESAVNSARGQAEAQVLEAEARQKAAILAAEGERQAIVLKARADQERQVLQAQATAQALKIVAQSLQQDPKAAEALQFLIAQSYLATGQAIGSSNSSKVMFMDPRNILSTLESLKTLTGD is encoded by the coding sequence ATGAGCACTTTCCTGATCCTTGCCCTCGCCCTGGGCGGCACAGCCCTCTCGGGCATCAAAATCATCAACCAGGGTGATGAAGCCTTGGTGGAGCAGTTGGGAAAATACAAGGGAAAACGCCTGGAACCGGGCATTAACTACGTGATTCCCGTGCTGGAGCGTGTGGCCTATCGGCAAACCTTGCGGGAACGGGTGATTGATATTCCGCCCCAGCAATGCATCACCAGGGACAACGTGAGCATTACGGCCGATGCCGTGGTCTATTGGCGAGTGGTGGATCTCGAGAAATCCTTTTATAAGGTTGAAAATCTGCAAATGGCCATGACGAATTTGGTGTTGACCCAAATTCGATCGGAAATGGGCAAGTTGGAACTGGATGAAACCTTCACCGCCCGGGAACGGGTTAACGAAGTTCTGCTTCAGGATCTGGACATCGCCACGGATCCTTGGGGTGTGAAGGTAACCCGGGTGGAACTACGCGACATCATTCCCTCCAAGGCCGTGCAGGAATCGATGGAGTTGCAAATGTCCGCCGAGCGGCGCAAACGGGCGGCCATTCTCACCTCGGAAGGGGAGCGAGAATCGGCGGTGAACTCCGCCCGCGGCCAAGCGGAGGCCCAAGTGCTGGAGGCGGAAGCTCGGCAAAAGGCGGCGATTTTGGCGGCGGAGGGGGAACGTCAGGCGATCGTGCTGAAGGCCCGGGCTGACCAAGAGCGGCAGGTGCTGCAAGCCCAGGCCACGGCGCAGGCCCTGAAAATTGTGGCCCAGTCACTTCAGCAAGATCCCAAGGCAGCGGAGGCCCTGCAATTTCTGATCGCCCAAAGCTATTTGGCGACGGGCCAAGCGATCGGCAGCAGCAACAGCAGCAAGGTGATGTTCATGGATCCGCGCAATATTTTGTCCACCCTCGAAAGCCTGAAGACATTGACGGGCGATTAA
- a CDS encoding NfeD family protein produces MSLTTLWILLGAGLCLAELFVPTAFVAAVMGVSALVVALVSVVLPSAPLQVGLWLGLSVVMIRAARQWLDRPAPKQHWDAIEGQTLTAIAPGQPGRVLYEGQSWAARCQDTSQAIAPQTPVYIVGRQGTTLWVLPIEHWPDNLEPEA; encoded by the coding sequence ATGTCCTTAACCACCCTTTGGATCCTGCTCGGTGCAGGGTTGTGTTTAGCAGAACTGTTTGTGCCCACGGCCTTTGTGGCGGCGGTGATGGGAGTCAGTGCGCTGGTGGTGGCTCTGGTGTCGGTAGTGTTGCCCAGTGCGCCCCTGCAAGTGGGGCTGTGGTTGGGGTTGTCGGTGGTGATGATTCGGGCGGCCCGGCAATGGCTCGATCGCCCCGCCCCGAAGCAACATTGGGACGCGATCGAGGGGCAAACCCTCACCGCGATCGCCCCCGGCCAACCCGGCCGCGTCCTCTATGAAGGACAATCCTGGGCCGCCCGTTGCCAAGACACCAGCCAGGCGATCGCCCCGCAAACCCCTGTGTATATCGTTGGCCGCCAGGGGACAACCCTGTGGGTGCTACCGATCGAGCATTGGCCAGACAACCTAGAACCAGAGGCATAA
- a CDS encoding PP2C family serine/threonine-protein phosphatase, whose protein sequence is MNGLEPPIYCVNPSCAQPRNAIGRERCSECQTPLLYRYLWAVGEVAAAIPVGNMVAGRYYVQAPSVWLETEPARSPDVPPQLPDRSLPYLRLHRWARHLPQFYGLCLMGDQSPDTILLENAPLNDQGQPYPSINEAWGGARNLRRLHWLRQLLDLWPALAAEGVTASLLSLQNVRIQGGRLWLRELMADEADREGNFRRLGDLWFAWLTGWLPQVSTENDALLGVRLQDWCTQIRQGALNPAGAATLLDRLIQETQAQYDLTVIAAGLTDPGRQRSNNEDTCYPDTFSPLPPVGAIDPGVAIVCDGLGGRERGEVASQMAMQSLQLQAQALISEAITSGESIEAPIATEQIRAMLRVANNLIATQNDSQGREARQRMATTAALAIALPQPLRPPFVEQTTIARDLYIAHVGDCRAYWISMGGCIPLTVDDDLAGREAETGFRSYREALNQPNGSAIAQALGAKEADNLQPHVQRWIVDEDGLLLLCSDGFSDQGWVEQSWREYGLGIVTGTRSLNETLKAWVAAAVATNGSDNTTAVALLCRLSPLNVGIPDPWTAAPEAVALAPATWESEMSEASQALLQTTSRPPRSQRRRRSHPGLSKPQWIGLGAIALVILGAIALALTLRPSGGDRPDPDRTPSAPTRSTQPGTPAPNTTTEELPVPGP, encoded by the coding sequence ATGAACGGACTTGAGCCGCCCATCTACTGCGTAAATCCAAGTTGTGCCCAACCTCGCAATGCGATCGGGCGGGAGCGCTGTAGCGAGTGCCAAACACCGCTGCTCTATCGCTACCTGTGGGCCGTGGGAGAAGTGGCGGCAGCGATTCCGGTGGGCAACATGGTGGCCGGGCGCTATTACGTGCAAGCACCGTCCGTGTGGCTGGAGACGGAACCGGCCCGATCGCCCGATGTGCCGCCCCAACTGCCCGATCGATCCCTGCCCTATCTGCGGCTCCATCGCTGGGCCCGCCACTTGCCTCAGTTTTATGGTCTTTGCTTAATGGGTGATCAGTCACCCGATACGATCCTGCTGGAAAACGCTCCCCTGAACGACCAGGGGCAACCTTACCCGAGCATTAATGAGGCTTGGGGTGGGGCCCGGAATCTGCGGCGGCTCCACTGGTTGCGGCAACTGTTAGACCTATGGCCCGCCCTGGCAGCGGAAGGGGTGACAGCCAGCCTGCTTTCGTTGCAAAACGTGCGGATTCAGGGGGGGCGTTTGTGGCTACGGGAGTTGATGGCCGATGAGGCCGATCGGGAAGGGAATTTTCGGCGGCTGGGGGATTTGTGGTTTGCTTGGCTTACCGGTTGGTTGCCGCAGGTCTCGACGGAAAATGATGCCCTGCTGGGGGTTCGGCTTCAGGACTGGTGTACCCAAATTCGCCAAGGCGCGTTGAATCCGGCCGGAGCGGCCACCCTGCTCGATCGCCTGATCCAAGAAACCCAAGCCCAATACGATTTGACGGTGATCGCAGCGGGCCTCACGGATCCGGGTCGCCAGCGATCGAACAACGAGGACACCTGCTATCCCGACACCTTTTCGCCCTTGCCGCCCGTGGGGGCGATCGATCCCGGCGTGGCGATTGTTTGCGATGGGTTGGGTGGGCGCGAACGGGGCGAAGTGGCCAGCCAAATGGCCATGCAGTCGTTGCAATTGCAGGCCCAAGCTTTGATTTCCGAGGCGATTACAAGTGGCGAATCGATCGAAGCCCCGATCGCCACGGAACAGATTCGGGCCATGCTGCGGGTGGCCAACAATCTGATTGCCACCCAAAACGACAGCCAAGGCCGGGAAGCCCGCCAGCGGATGGCCACCACCGCCGCCCTGGCGATCGCCCTGCCCCAACCCCTGCGGCCCCCCTTCGTGGAGCAAACCACCATTGCCCGCGATCTCTACATTGCTCACGTGGGCGACTGCCGAGCCTATTGGATTTCCATGGGCGGCTGCATTCCCTTGACGGTGGATGACGACCTGGCGGGCCGCGAAGCAGAAACCGGTTTCCGTTCCTATCGCGAAGCCCTAAACCAACCCAATGGCAGCGCGATCGCCCAGGCCTTGGGAGCGAAGGAAGCGGACAATCTGCAACCCCATGTTCAGCGCTGGATTGTGGATGAGGATGGGCTGCTGTTGCTTTGTTCCGATGGGTTCAGCGATCAGGGTTGGGTGGAACAAAGCTGGCGGGAATATGGATTGGGAATTGTGACCGGCACGCGATCGCTCAACGAAACCCTCAAGGCCTGGGTGGCCGCCGCCGTCGCCACCAATGGCAGCGACAACACCACCGCTGTGGCCCTGCTTTGTCGTCTCAGTCCCCTGAACGTGGGCATTCCCGATCCCTGGACGGCGGCCCCCGAAGCCGTGGCCTTGGCTCCGGCCACCTGGGAATCGGAAATGTCCGAAGCGTCCCAAGCCCTGTTGCAAACCACCAGCCGTCCGCCCCGTTCCCAGCGTCGCCGCCGATCGCACCCGGGCCTGAGCAAACCCCAGTGGATAGGGCTGGGCGCGATCGCCTTGGTCATTTTGGGGGCGATCGCCCTGGCCCTCACCCTGCGTCCCTCCGGGGGCGATCGACCCGATCCCGACCGTACGCCCTCCGCACCCACCCGCTCCACACAGCCGGGCACGCCTGCGCCCAACACCACCACCGAAGAACTCCCCGTTCCCGGCCCTTAG
- a CDS encoding ferredoxin-thioredoxin reductase variable chain, translating to MKVGDRVRVSTTVEVYHYPEHRGKPYNLEGKEGEIIAIVTEHQGRPVSANFPFLVQFEGKFRGHFRDGELTIVES from the coding sequence ATGAAAGTCGGCGATCGCGTGCGTGTCAGCACCACCGTAGAGGTCTACCACTACCCGGAGCATCGGGGCAAACCCTACAACTTGGAAGGCAAGGAAGGGGAAATCATTGCGATCGTCACCGAGCACCAGGGCCGCCCCGTCAGCGCCAACTTTCCTTTTCTGGTGCAATTTGAAGGGAAGTTTCGCGGCCATTTTCGGGATGGTGAATTAACGATCGTGGAATCGTAA
- a CDS encoding DUF6439 family protein, whose protein sequence is MKPSLFAHQPITNPLEAKSCQELTDLELAQVLASRLALGNGDWHRQKGNRSIRAREQAAAALVALLRDQPQMALEHLQQAAGWLDRTVSAPPCPDHGR, encoded by the coding sequence ATGAAACCTTCCCTTTTTGCCCACCAGCCGATTACCAACCCCCTGGAAGCCAAGTCCTGTCAAGAGCTGACCGATTTAGAACTGGCGCAGGTGCTCGCATCGCGTTTGGCGCTGGGCAACGGGGATTGGCATCGACAAAAGGGCAATCGATCGATCCGGGCCCGGGAACAGGCGGCGGCGGCCTTGGTGGCCCTGTTGCGCGACCAACCCCAAATGGCCCTAGAGCATTTGCAGCAGGCGGCGGGATGGCTCGATCGCACCGTGAGCGCCCCGCCCTGCCCGGATCATGGCCGCTAA
- a CDS encoding ATP-binding protein — translation MAPTVRQEKHQWRKLSFPSTLHLCPVLDLLVEDVPEPWRFEVRLGLQEALVNAVKHGNGLDPGKRVCVHFSARSHRYWWMIADRGGGFKPPCCCHAPPLPPVAMDADLDDVTMDLDAVEDLLPGNEGECGRGLFILHQVFDRVEWQEGGRVLHLYKETDPIRVSKRQRLAQAAQGLRASLRERYVALVR, via the coding sequence ATGGCCCCCACAGTTCGCCAAGAAAAACATCAGTGGCGCAAGCTGAGTTTCCCTTCAACGCTGCATTTGTGCCCTGTTCTGGATTTGTTAGTGGAAGATGTCCCGGAGCCTTGGCGCTTTGAAGTGCGCCTTGGGTTACAGGAGGCTTTGGTCAATGCGGTGAAGCATGGTAATGGCCTTGATCCGGGAAAACGAGTGTGTGTTCACTTTTCTGCTCGCAGCCACCGCTACTGGTGGATGATTGCCGATCGGGGGGGAGGATTTAAGCCCCCTTGTTGTTGCCATGCGCCGCCGTTGCCACCTGTGGCCATGGATGCGGATCTGGATGATGTGACCATGGATTTGGATGCGGTGGAAGACCTGCTGCCGGGTAACGAGGGGGAATGCGGCCGCGGTTTGTTCATCCTGCATCAAGTGTTCGATCGGGTGGAGTGGCAAGAAGGCGGCCGCGTGTTGCATCTGTACAAGGAAACGGATCCGATCCGGGTCTCGAAACGGCAGCGCTTGGCCCAAGCGGCCCAAGGTTTGCGGGCCAGTTTGCGAGAACGCTATGTGGCGCTAGTGCGTTAG
- the moeB gene encoding molybdopterin-synthase adenylyltransferase MoeB, which translates to MLNIDTSNTQLLKEEYERYSRHLILPEVGLEGQKRLKAASVLCIGSGGLGSPLLLYLAAAGIGRIGLVDFDVVDYSNLQRQVIHGTSWVGKPKIESAKNRILEINPYCQVDLYEARLSSENALDIFRPYDIVVDGTDNFPTRYLVNDACVLLDKPNVYGSIFRFEGQATVFNYEGGPNYRDLYPEPPPPGMVPSCAEGGVLGILPGIIGVIQATETVKIILGKGTTLNGRLLLYNALDMKFRELKLRPNPERPVIEKLIDYQQFCGLPPVGQAEEKPDVAEMSVTDLKSLIDSGEDFLLLDVRNPNEFEIGRIPGSVLVPLPDIESGSGVGKVKDLLKGRKLVVHCKMGGRSAKALGILQKSGIDGINVKGGINAWSQEVDPSVPQY; encoded by the coding sequence ATGCTGAATATCGATACCAGCAACACACAACTCCTAAAAGAAGAGTACGAACGCTACTCTCGACACCTCATCCTGCCCGAAGTGGGACTGGAAGGCCAAAAGCGTCTGAAAGCCGCCAGCGTGCTCTGCATTGGCAGCGGCGGTTTGGGTTCGCCCCTGCTGCTCTACCTCGCCGCCGCCGGCATTGGCCGGATTGGCTTGGTGGACTTTGACGTGGTGGACTACTCCAACCTGCAACGCCAAGTTATCCACGGCACATCCTGGGTTGGCAAACCCAAAATCGAATCCGCCAAAAATCGGATCCTCGAAATTAACCCCTACTGCCAAGTGGATTTGTACGAGGCGCGGCTCAGTTCTGAAAACGCCCTTGATATCTTCCGCCCCTACGACATCGTGGTAGACGGAACGGACAACTTCCCCACCCGCTACCTGGTGAACGACGCTTGCGTTCTGCTCGACAAGCCCAACGTTTACGGTTCCATTTTCCGGTTTGAGGGCCAAGCCACCGTCTTTAATTACGAAGGCGGCCCCAACTACCGCGACCTCTATCCCGAACCCCCGCCGCCGGGCATGGTTCCTTCCTGCGCCGAAGGTGGCGTGTTGGGAATTTTGCCGGGGATCATTGGCGTAATCCAAGCCACGGAAACCGTCAAAATCATCTTGGGCAAGGGCACGACCCTGAATGGTCGCCTGTTGCTGTACAACGCCTTGGATATGAAGTTCCGGGAACTGAAGTTGCGGCCCAACCCCGAACGTCCCGTCATTGAAAAGTTGATTGACTATCAACAATTCTGTGGGTTACCGCCCGTGGGCCAAGCCGAAGAAAAACCCGACGTGGCCGAAATGAGCGTCACGGACTTGAAATCTTTGATCGACAGCGGCGAAGACTTCCTGCTGTTGGATGTGCGCAACCCCAACGAGTTTGAAATCGGCCGCATTCCGGGATCGGTGTTGGTGCCGTTGCCAGATATCGAAAGCGGCAGCGGGGTTGGGAAGGTGAAAGACCTGCTCAAGGGCCGCAAGTTGGTGGTTCACTGCAAGATGGGCGGGCGATCGGCCAAGGCCCTCGGGATCCTGCAAAAGTCTGGCATTGACGGCATCAACGTCAAGGGCGGGATCAATGCTTGGAGCCAAGAAGTGGATCCTTCGGTTCCCCAATACTAG
- a CDS encoding M67 family metallopeptidase — MTLQLSRSLLEQLCRAAEAALPYECCGLLLGRQVRTPVELPVESPVELPIESPVGPRNPAPAGSMGAIEAIAAIVYELWPANNDWEQLTDEPFRTLDPIPAGETSPERRYAIAPATMLAAMRAGRARNLDIIGVYHSHPQHPAVPSEFDRACAWPDYSYLILSVKGDQTVDWQSWRLNLDRQFQPESIVLCGS, encoded by the coding sequence ATGACTCTCCAACTCTCCCGATCGCTCCTGGAGCAACTGTGTCGAGCAGCGGAAGCGGCTTTGCCCTATGAATGTTGCGGCCTGTTGCTGGGCCGGCAAGTGCGCACCCCAGTTGAATTACCGGTTGAATCACCGGTTGAATTACCGATTGAGTCACCAGTCGGCCCAAGGAATCCAGCCCCCGCAGGTTCCATGGGGGCGATCGAGGCGATCGCGGCGATTGTCTATGAGCTGTGGCCCGCCAATAACGATTGGGAGCAACTCACCGATGAACCCTTTCGCACCTTGGATCCGATCCCCGCTGGCGAAACCAGTCCTGAGCGTCGCTATGCGATCGCCCCGGCCACGATGTTGGCGGCCATGCGGGCCGGTCGTGCCCGTAACCTTGATATCATTGGGGTTTATCATTCACACCCGCAACATCCGGCCGTTCCATCCGAGTTCGATCGCGCCTGTGCTTGGCCTGACTACTCGTACCTGATCCTGTCGGTAAAAGGCGATCAAACCGTGGACTGGCAAAGCTGGCGACTCAATCTCGATCGCCAGTTTCAGCCCGAGTCGATCGTTCTTTGTGGATCCTGA
- a CDS encoding RNA polymerase sigma factor, RpoD/SigA family yields the protein MPTAMIRPQTQRSKSREGDSADLVRAYLHEIGRVPLLTDEQEIILGKQVQQMMRLLDIQEKLMGELDRSPTEQEWAAAAQLSVEDLRQQLRVGDRAKKKMIEANLRLVVSIAKKYQKRNLELLDLIQEGSLGLERGVEKFDPMMGYKFSTYAYWWIRQAITRAIAQQSRAIRLPIHITEKLNKVKRVQRELTQKLGRSPKLSEVAAELELEPAQVREFMLISRQPVSLELRVGDNQDTELQDLLEDEGDLPEDYASREALRLDLQALLAELTPQQRDVITLRFGLEDGRELSLAKVGDRLNISRERVRQLEHQALKQLRRRTDVREYLAS from the coding sequence ATGCCGACCGCTATGATTCGCCCCCAAACGCAGCGATCCAAGTCGCGAGAAGGTGACAGTGCCGATTTGGTTCGCGCCTATTTGCACGAAATTGGCCGAGTTCCGTTGCTGACTGATGAACAGGAAATTATTCTGGGCAAACAAGTGCAGCAAATGATGCGGCTCTTGGACATCCAGGAGAAGCTGATGGGCGAGTTGGATCGATCGCCCACGGAGCAAGAATGGGCCGCCGCCGCCCAGCTTTCGGTGGAAGATCTGCGCCAGCAGTTGCGGGTGGGCGATCGGGCAAAGAAAAAAATGATTGAAGCCAACCTGCGTCTTGTGGTTTCGATCGCCAAGAAATACCAAAAACGCAACCTAGAACTCTTAGACCTGATCCAAGAAGGCAGCTTGGGTTTGGAGCGTGGGGTGGAGAAGTTTGACCCCATGATGGGCTACAAATTTTCAACCTATGCCTACTGGTGGATTCGCCAAGCGATCACGCGGGCGATCGCCCAGCAATCACGCGCCATTCGCCTGCCGATTCACATCACCGAAAAGCTGAATAAGGTGAAGCGGGTGCAGCGGGAATTAACCCAAAAACTGGGTCGATCGCCCAAGCTCTCGGAAGTGGCGGCCGAGCTGGAATTGGAACCGGCCCAAGTGCGGGAATTCATGCTGATTTCGCGGCAACCGGTTTCCCTGGAGTTGCGAGTGGGCGACAACCAAGACACGGAACTTCAGGACTTGCTGGAAGATGAAGGCGATCTGCCGGAAGATTACGCCAGCCGCGAGGCCCTGCGCTTGGATTTGCAAGCCCTGTTGGCGGAGCTGACTCCTCAACAACGGGATGTGATTACCCTGCGTTTTGGTCTCGAAGATGGTCGGGAACTGTCTTTGGCCAAGGTGGGCGATCGACTCAACATCAGCCGTGAGCGGGTGCGTCAGTTGGAACACCAAGCCCTGAAGCAACTGCGCCGTCGCACCGATGTGCGGGAATATTTGGCGAGCTAA